A window of Gavia stellata isolate bGavSte3 chromosome 21, bGavSte3.hap2, whole genome shotgun sequence contains these coding sequences:
- the CCDC60 gene encoding coiled-coil domain-containing protein 60: MIFGRHHINSVKQGREYFHILHQESLERKNMLKAAQQAQGTRWRTEFRPPRYSSDAEESEEEINTCSLTERNHLRKSGKKKKKMTLRSFTPVHTSVLIPSPPGAKREHLFRQLCAIHWLLEALTLESNSSMHSILTCWNPADPGGCKKTVKEIEEEKITTYMWELFITNRKKCTWKARCSPLSRKINKISTPGISQLSSQSSPQGQTPCGSVTSTALCSEDVVSINIASSDVMSESTQAKEQQPLFPSLQKSIQITCEDVSKDVHKQEDMVKAVLQRCHISSFIKSKSNLCADMRQKFTAVREEAACCLHNTLASLERRQEERCCQKYQALKQLKYFRRDMERIRQLGIRAKKEHGEDGLNWFPVLLARLPESVKSDRYVQKILKKLEKYGKTPDLKIHPDSFLKALADLQMWELCSPEIAAAVEFVRESIVQMPEEDFSEWFQTRIAPLSAQSSF, from the exons ATGATTTTTGGCAGGCATCATATCAATTCTGTGAAGCAAGGTAGAGAATACTTTCACATACTTCACCAAGAATCACTGGAGAGGAAGAACATGCTGAAAGCAGCCCAGCAGGCTCAGGGCACAAGATGGAGAACTGAGTTCCGGCCACCCAGATACTCCTCCGATGCAGAGGagtcagaggaagaaataaacac TTGCTCTCTAACAGAACGCAACCACCTGAGGAAgtcagggaagaagaaaaaaaagatgacctTACGGTCTTTCACTCCTGTTCATACAAGTGTCTTGATTCCAAGCCCCCCTGGAGCAAAACG tGAGCATCTTTTCCGACAGCTGTGCGCCATACATTGGCTTTTGGAAGCTTTGACTCTTGAATCCAACAGTTCGATGCATTCCATATTAACGTGTTGGAATCCAGC GGACCCTGGTGGTTgtaaaaaaacagtaaaagaaatcGAAGAGGAAAAGATAACAACATATATGTGGGAGCTCTTTATTACAAACAGAAAG AAATGCACCTGGAAAGCACGATGCAGTCCACTTAGCAGGAAGATAAACAAGATATCTACTCCAGGCATCTCTCAGCTTAGCAGTCAGTCATCTCCCCAGGGTCAAACCCCCTGTGGCAGCGTAACTTCCACTGCACTTTGCTCTGAAGACGTCGTCAGTATTAATATAGCTTCATCTGATGTTATGAGTGAGTCAACACAAGCTAAAGAACAACAACCTCTTTTCCCCT CCCTACAGAAAAGCATCCAGATAACATGTGAAGACGTGTCAAAAGATGTCCATAAACAAGAAGATATGGTTAAGGCTGTACTGCAACG CTGCCATATCAGCTctttcattaaaagcaaatcTAACTTGTGTGCTGATATGAGGCAAAAGTTCACAGCAGTACGTGAAGAAGCAGCTTGTTGTTTACATAATACCCTAGCAAGCCTTGAGAG GAGGCAGGAAGAGCGATGTTGTCAAAAATATCAGGCTTTGAAACAAttgaagtatttcagaagaGACATGGAAAGAATAAGACAGCTGGGCATAAGAGCCAAAAAAGAACATGGTGAAGATGGACTAAACTG GTTTCCTGTATTGCTTGCCAGACTCCCAGAGTCTGTGAAGAGTGACCGTTATgtacagaaaattttaaagaaattggaaaaataTGGCAAGACTCCTGACTTGAAAATTCATCCAGACAGCTTTCTTAAGGCTCTGGCTGATCTACAGATGTGGGAGCTGTGTTCTCCAGAAATTGCTGCAGCTGTAGAG tttgtacGTGAAAGTATTGTGCAGATGCCAGAAGAGGATTTCAGCGAGTGGTTTCAGACAAGAATAGCCCCCCTCAGTGCACAGTCCTCCTTTTAA